tcacttttaaaaaaattaataaatatgagacccacatgaaaataaattaattttttaatagtatatcccatttttttttcaaaacgactataAGATGCTTACATATTCTATGACTGCATGTAGTATTATTCTTATAATTAtgcaatatgatttttttataagtcaaaATTATGCAATATGATTACATTGTCAAAATTACATTGCAAAGCAGGAAaagtaaaattgaaaatgtGTTTCACGTCATTTTTAGGATCTCAAATCTCAATGaaaaattgaagagaaaaaaaaccaGTGATTTCCCGTTACATAAATGAGCGGACTCGACTACAGATAGTTTATGGTCATGTTCTTGGCATGTTCACAAGGCAAGTCAAGTCATTATGGTTGCAAGGGGCATGTTGGAACTAAAACAAAGCCATTTTCATAGTCCTAAAACTGGAAATGGAAAGCACATGGCCCACCAACCTATCCGCTGCCTCCACATTATAGGCAGGTTTTCGATTACTTGCAGTTTGATTCACTACATTACAAAGTTGATTCACCCCCCATTAAGGATAGTTTGAGCAGAGTAGCTACCCCCTGGAAGCCGCCTAAGAACATGGAAATTAAGAGAGATGATGAAATTGAGGTTATGTCGCCCCCAACAATGGGAACCATGCAGATTGCCGGGAGTACTGGTTTTGGTCACAACATTGAGTTCATGTCTCAAGCCTACCTTAGAAATAGGTACTCagagattgatttagaagatgaGAGCTCTAATACCAACAAAGATCACCCTCTTCCAATATTTCTCAAGGTACTAGTATGTCTAACCGTTTCTACTTGAAGGAAGCTTTTGAGCTGAGCTAAAACTCTCATTGTTTGCACAAAATTTGAGTCCCTATTGATATCGAAAGCAAAGCAACTCAAAATGCATGAAATTCTTGAGGATTTGactattttcttatatatatgatcatgttTGTTACAGTTTCAATATAATTGCTAGACATATTTTGTGGGTCTCTTGGTGATGCAGTTTGAAGATGTGGAGTATAAGGTGAGAAGTAGCCAAGCTTCCTCCAACAACCCGGTGAAGTCAGTTGTTTCCAAGGTAGCTACACAGCTTAAAATGGAGCAAGACAATTGCAAGCAGATATTGAAGGGTATAACTGGAAGCATCGGCCCTGGAGAAATCCTTGCTCTGATGGGTCCTTCTGGTAGTGGGAAAACAACCTTGTTAAAAGTGATAGGAGGAAGACTACTTGACAATGTTGAAGGAAAGATTACATATAATGACATCCCATATAATGCAGCCGTTAAGCGGAGGTCAGCCAACTTCACAGAAACTTCATCCATGTCATCCGAATACACTCTCAAAGGCGTAGAAGATAGATTAGTATCGTAtttcttattaaatttatttttgcctTACAGGATAGGATTTGTGACACAAGATGACGTGCTTTTCCCACAATTAACAGTGGAAGAAACCTTGGTTTTTGCTGCATTTTTAAGGCTTCCAAGCAATATAAGCCAACAACAAAAATATGCAAGAGTGGAGATGATTGTGAAGGAGCTAGGCCTTGAAAGGTATGTGTTAAATGGGAGAGTAGCTGGAGGGTATCTTAAAAGATTATATTCAACATAGCTGGATCATAGTAAGGAAGTTcgtctttttttaaaacatactttCAGCAGCTCCTCTAAATGATCTCTTGTATAACCATAGATGTCGTCATACAAGAATAGGAGGAGGATTTGTAAAAGGAATATCtggaggagaaagaaaaagaaccagCATTGGTCATGAAATTCTTGTCGATCCTTCGTTATTGTTGCTTGATGAACCAACTTCAGGTCTTGATTCCACCTCGGCCAATAGACTCCTTATAATTCTTCAAGGACTTGCTAAGGTACCATCACTAGATGCATTTTCCATGTGCTATATTCCAGTTTATAAATTGGACTACTTCTAAAGATTACATTTGACGGTCTACAGGCAGGAAGGACAATAATCACAACAATCCATCAGCCATCAAGCAGAATGTTTCACATGTTTGACAAAATTCTGCTAATATCAGAAGGCTACCCTGTGTACTATGGGAAGGCTAGAGAGTCTATGGAGTATTTCTCATCGTTAAGGTTCATCCCAGAAATACCCATGAATCCTGCAGAGTTCTTGCTTGATTTAGCAACTGGTCAGGTGAGTGACATAAATGTACCTGGAGATTTTTTGGAAACTCGAGGATCTCCTGACTCAGAGAAGGCCATCATCACAGTAAGAACTTGAAATTTTACGTCTTACAAATTCTGCCTCCCCTCTCTAAACATCTGTCTCTGTGCTGTGTTTAGTTTCTACAACTCAAATACAAAACTCAGCTGGAGCctaaggaaaaagaagaaaatcatcGAACAACAAAGACATCAGAGCATCTTCAATTAGCCATTCAAGTAAAGAGGGACTGGACATTGACTTGGTGGGAGCAATTCATGGTACTGTCAAAGAGAACATTTAGAGAAAGGTGCAAGGATTATTTTGATAAGCTAAGACTTGTTCAAGCACTAGGAGTTGCAGTCTTGTTGGGCCTTCTATGGTGGAAATCCAAGATTGACACTGAGGCTCATCTCAGAGATCAGGTAAATTACCATGACTTCATTTCGTGCAGTTAAAAACTTAAGCAGCtcttcaatttcattttttagcTTCTTTGCTACTCATATGTTTCAATCATGCCATGCATAGACTGAATCTTCATGACCTAAATTGCAGATCGGTTTATTGTTCTACATTTGTATATTTTGGACATCATCATCAATTTTTGGAGCAGTATACGTGTTCccgtttgaaaaaatatatttggtgaagGAAAGGAAAGCCGACATGTATAGATTAAGCGTATACTATGTGTGCAGCACCCTTTGTGACATGGTGGCACATGTTCTCTATCCTACGTTTTTCATGCTCATTTTGTACTTCATGGCTGGCTTCAAGAGAACTGTCCCTTGCTTTTTCCTGACATTATTTGCCGTACTTTTGGTAGCTATAACAAGCCAGGTAAGTCTATGAATTTCCAATACTGGGTTTATATTTGCTCCAACGGTTCAATGAATCTCTTTCTGCCTCTAGGGGGCAGGAGAACTTTTTGGAGCTGCAGTTTTGAGTATCAAAAGGGCTGGCATGGTTGCATCTTTGCTATTAATGTTGTTTCTTCTCACTGGAGGTTACTATGTCCAGGTATACATTGCTCCTGGTTTTAAAACTAATGGTCTAATTTAAATCCCATTTTCAAGTTTCATGAAGACGCATGCAGTCCATGTAAAAATACACAGGTGTTAATGCTAGCCGCAGACCCTTCCTTTGCTAGTTGCCTGAGCTTGTTGACAACAGCCTAAACGAGGGTTCCAGAGCTGCTTCTGGGACCAAATAGtacttgatttttattttttgaactcaTTCTATAACTATCATGTTAACTATCTGGAGCATTGAAAATAGTACTTAGTTTGGGTTTCCTTGAGAGTCTTCAGCCCTATATTGTAGTTGCAATATTTTGGGAATCACTAAAGtattgcatacacatacataagCCTCGCTGAATGTTTTAATTGCAGCACATACCAAAATTTATGCGGTGGTTGAAGTATTTGTCGTTCATGTACTATGGCTTCAGACTTGTCCTGAAAGTGCAATATTCTGGAGACGAATTGTACGAGTGCCAAAGCCAAAGAGGGTGCAGGACCCTGCAgagttctccttctttcaacgCGGTGAACCTGAATGGTGGATTGGAAGAAGTATGGATTCTGCTTGCTATGGCTCTAGCTTACC
This Carya illinoinensis cultivar Pawnee chromosome 11, C.illinoinensisPawnee_v1, whole genome shotgun sequence DNA region includes the following protein-coding sequences:
- the LOC122282572 gene encoding ABC transporter G family member 26, with the translated sequence MEIKRDDEIEVMSPPTMGTMQIAGSTGFGHNIEFMSQAYLRNRYSEIDLEDESSNTNKDHPLPIFLKFEDVEYKVRSSQASSNNPVKSVVSKVATQLKMEQDNCKQILKGITGSIGPGEILALMGPSGSGKTTLLKVIGGRLLDNVEGKITYNDIPYNAAVKRRIGFVTQDDVLFPQLTVEETLVFAAFLRLPSNISQQQKYARVEMIVKELGLERCRHTRIGGGFVKGISGGERKRTSIGHEILVDPSLLLLDEPTSGLDSTSANRLLIILQGLAKAGRTIITTIHQPSSRMFHMFDKILLISEGYPVYYGKARESMEYFSSLRFIPEIPMNPAEFLLDLATGQVSDINVPGDFLETRGSPDSEKAIITFLQLKYKTQLEPKEKEENHRTTKTSEHLQLAIQVKRDWTLTWWEQFMVLSKRTFRERCKDYFDKLRLVQALGVAVLLGLLWWKSKIDTEAHLRDQIGLLFYICIFWTSSSIFGAVYVFPFEKIYLVKERKADMYRLSVYYVCSTLCDMVAHVLYPTFFMLILYFMAGFKRTVPCFFLTLFAVLLVAITSQGAGELFGAAVLSIKRAGMVASLLLMLFLLTGGYYVQHIPKFMRWLKYLSFMYYGFRLVLKVQYSGDELYECQSQRGCRTLQSSPSFNAVNLNGGLEEVWILLAMALAYRLCAYFCLRRRINICTL